The region GCACCACCCAAGGTAGCTTCTTCGGCGCAGGCGCCACCGCGTCGCTGGCCGGTATCGCCAAGTTCACCGATCGCAACTATGACACTGCATTCGGTGGCGTTCGCAAGTAAGTAGTGGGTTGAACCTGTAGTAGCACCATAAGCCAGTGCCTGGCGTTCAGGTCCTGGCTTTTGGTGCGCTGAAGTGACTCTGAGAGCCTGGAAATGCCCCAGCCCTATTGCATGCGATCTTTCACGCCGCACCTTATTTCATTTTTCCTGTTGATGTTCACCACAGCGGGCTTCGCTGCCGACCAGGACACCAGCCTGCGCCTGAACCAGTCTATCGAGTACCGCGCCAACCAACAGGAACGCGAGTTTCTAAAGGACGAACTACCTAACGACACCGCCGCGCCGCTATTGAACATCAATGGCCAGAACTACAGTGTCGGCAACAACCTGGATGAATTGGGACGCGCCGTTTATCTATCAATCGAACGCCAGCAATGGCTGCACGCCAAGGACTACCTCAAGCGCTACACCACCCTGCCCGGCCACGACCCGATGCTCACCGCTTATGCCAATGGTGCCTTGGCCCGCGCCGACGGCGACCTGGAAAAGGCTGAGCACTACTACCGCCAACTATTGGGTATGCAGGCCGACTTCCTTCCAGGGCGCCTGGAGTTGGCGCGCGTGCTGTTCGAAAACCGCAAGGACCGCGACTCCAGTGCGGTATTCGAGCAGATCAGCAACAGTCTCAGCCCTGCGGATGCGCAGGCCATGGGCTTGGGCAAGACTGTCGACAGCTTTCTCCAGGCTCTGGATCACCGCGAAGACTGGCAAGGGTCGCTCGCCATAGGTCCAATCTGGAGCGACAACCTCAACCAATCCTCCGAAAGCACGGTGACCTACCGCATGGATACCGCGGAAGGCACCTATTTGATCAAGCGCTCACTACCTAAAGCGGTATCTGCGCAAGGTGCAGATTACGAGGCCACACTGAACAAACGCGTGGCCATCCGCGGACACCATGGCCTGTTCGTGCGTTCGCTGCTGTACGGCCAGGCCTACGATAAGGAGAGTAAATATAACGAGGGCACACTGATCAACAACGCCGGTTAAAGCTATCACGACGCTCGCAATCAGTACTCGTTGGGCCCCTCGTTCGAGTTCAACACAATTGGCGACAACGCCATGTACAGCGCCTGGGGTTTGCGCGGCGAATGGATGCATACACTATCACCCACACGCATGTTCAAGCTCGAAGGCGAATACAAGGACATGGTCTACAAACACGATATCAACACTAATCTGGATGGTGATATCAGCTCGGTGTACGCCACCCTGTGGCAGGCTTTGCCCCGGCAGTGGACGCTTTTCGGCGGCTTGGACATCAGCGACCGCAACAGCCAGGACCGTACTGCCGCCTATTTGCAAAAAGGTTTGCGCCTTGGTGTCGCCAAGGACTTTGGTGTTGGCGTCAATGCAGTGTTGTTCGCCTCCTACCGCAAGCGCCAATACGATGCTTACAGCGCCATACTCGATGCGCGTCGCAACGACGATGAACAGAGCTACACCTTTATTCTGCGTGCTCCACGCCTGGCAGTGCACGACATCGTTCCCAGCCTGACAGTCAAGTACAACAAGGTAGACAGCAACATCGACTGGCTGTATGCGTACGACAAAAACAGCATAAGTTTCAAACTGGAAAAGCAGTTCTAGCTGGTTTCGCCTACGGCCGTTCCAGCGCAACGCGGGTGATCCATGGTGTGTAATATTCGAGCCTGATTGGCAGGCTGCGCGCCAGCAAGCGCAATGCCCGCTGACTGTCGTCGGCAGGTAGTACTGCCGTGACCTGCAGCACTTCAAGTGCCTCGGCGTCATACAGCAAATAACCATGATGATTGCGCGCCAAGCGTTCGAGCACCTGACTCAAGGGTTGCTCGTGAACCAGCAGTTGATGCTGCAGCCAAGCCTGTTCCAGCGCGGCGGGATCAATGCTCTGCGGTGCGCCCAACCCTGTAGCGTTGAAGTGCACTTCCTGCCCACCGTGGACAACCAAGCGCTTGCCATCGCTTTCGACATGCGCGGTGGAATCGATCATCGCCACACGGGTGGCATCACCAAGCTGCTCGACGACAAACCGAGTGCCCATGACACTGACGCTGCCATGCTCGGTCAATACCAGGAAAGGCCGCGTGGCATCCTTGACCACATCCATCCGTACTTCCCCTTGCACCAGGCGCACAGTACGGCGTTGAGCATCGAACTGTAGATCCACGGCGGTGTTGCCATCAAGGCTGATAAGGCTGCCATCGGGTAGTTGTTGTGAGTGCCACTCGCCATTGTTGGTACGGATGTCCGCCAGCAAGTAGGACGGCGGAAACTGTTGTATCGCCAAGCCGACCGGCAACAGTAGTAACGCTGCCAGAGCCAGCGCCTTGATTGGCTGACGCAGGGTGCGCCGTCGGACGATGCCGTCCAGAGCCACCCGTGCAGGTTCGCGGGACAACTCATGCAACGCTGCCAGGCTTCCCTCCAGTCGTTCGATGGCCGCCAGGTGTTCTGGATCAGCGTTGAGCCAGTCACGAAAAGCATTGCGCTCGACCGTATCGACCTCACCGTCCAGGCGCACCAGCCATTCGGCTGCCTCTTGCAGCGCTTTCACAGAAGGTGACTTGTTCATGAGCGTTTGTCGCTGGCGGCATGACACTGCAACACGGCCGCTGTCTGCGCGTCACCGCGCGTTGGCCAGAACCACCGCCAATCCCAGGCCAATCAAGGCCACGCCAATGACTCGATCGACCAGCAATTGCCGATCGAGCATGATCCGACGCAAGGACGGCGAAGAGAAAAACACCGCAACCAGACTGAACCACAGCCAGTGAGCGACGGACATGAACAGACCATAACCAAGACTGGTTGCAAGAGAGCTACCCGGTTGTACAACTTGAGTGTAGGCACTGACGACGAACAACATGGTCTTGGGATTCAGGGCATTGGTCAGAAACCCTGAACGCAAGGCTGTGCCTACCCCAAGCTGGTTGGAAGCCGGGTCGCCATCGAGGGAAATGCATGTGCGATTGGTCAGCGATTTGTAACCGAGGTAGATCAAATAGCCCGCCCCCAGCACCTTCATCGCCAGGAACAACGAAGGGGTCTGACTGATGATCAGGGCAATGCCGAGGATCGTGTACATCACATGCACCTGCACCCCCAGCGCGATGCCCAGTGCCGCCGACAAACCGGCACGCCTGCCAAAGGCGTAACTGCTGCGTGTGACCATGGCAAAGTCCGCGCCCGGGCTGATCACCGCCAGGATGGTGAACAAGGCAACGGCGATGAGTTCATTCACGAAAAGCTCCTCGATCGGTTAGACAATCGCACAGATAAAGTTATGGATGGCCATTATCGAAAGCTTCGTGCTGGGCAAAAAGCGATTTATAGTGCAGTAAATCCGCTAGTTTTTCTCACCGATATGAAACTGCCCGCACTTTCGGCCTTTCGTTACTTCGACGTCGCTGCGCAGACCGAAAGCTTCGTCCGCGCAGCCGAAATACTTAACGTCACCCATGGCGCAGTGAGCCGTCAGGTACGTTTGCTGGAAGAGTCACTGGGGGTGACGCTGTTCGAGCGCCGAAACCGCGCCGTGTTTCTCACCCCTGCCGGTCGTGCCCTGCATGGCACCACGCTGTCGGTCTTCGAACAGTTGCAAGGCGCGGTCTACCGCCTCCAACAACAAGCTCGTGAGGACGTATTGGTACTGTCCTGCGAGCCGACCATCGCGATGAAATGGCTGATTCCCCGCCTGCCGGACTTTCATGCCGCCCACCCGGACATCCACTTGCATCTGGTGGCTGCCGGCGGCCCTGTCGATTTTTCGCGAAGCGGTGTCGACCTGGCGTTACGGCGCGACGATTTTCGCTGGGAAGCCAGCCTTCACGCCGTGAAGATCTGCGATGAACGGGTGGGGCCGGTTAGCAGCGCCAACCAGATTGTTCCGGGCCATGGCCTGGATGGTCTGCGCTTGCTCCACAGCGCCTCACGCCCCGGTGCCTGGAACACCTGGCTGGAATTGACCGGCGCATCAGCCAAGGACACCCGCCGCGCCGTTTACGAGCATTTCTACCTGTGCATACAGGCCGCCATGGCCGGACTGGGTGTGGCCATGGCGTCATTCCTGATGGTGGCGGACGAAATCGCCAGCGGCCAACTGTGTGCTCCGTACGGCTTTGTTCGCGATCAATCGGCGTACTACCTGCTGTGCCCTCCCAGCATGGCCAACGACGAAAAGTGCCTGCGCTTCACCCAATGGATCAGTGCACAAGCCGCCACTTGCCTGGCTCATTTGCTATGAGACGTAGCGCCAGCGGGCAAAGTACAGAAGGAAGAATGGGCACTTAAGTCCCCACCCCAGGTGCGAAAGCCAGCGGTATCGATATGAATGCGCCCCGAAGGGTAACGACCCAGTCCCATGTTCCAGGCTTTGCCCTGGGTCTGCCAGAACGTGCATAGCGGTCTGGGGTCGGTCCCCGCTGGCAGCAATACATCCACTGCAAACGCACGCATATGGGCACTGTCGAAGGCGCCACCGGCACAGCGATTGAGCCGCGGCGCGCGGTACGTGGAGACCACTTCATAGCGCCGCAGCACGCCTTGATCCGCCAGCGTTTTGAGCAACTGCAGCGTCGAACGCACCGCTGGCCACTGCGCGGCGGGCGCCACCGCGAAAGGCTCTGCCGAGCACAAGCGCCAGTCACTGGCACTGCGCAGCAACTGATAGATAGGCACGACACCATACAAGCGCGCATCCACCAGCATTTGCCGGAACGCCCGGGTTTCATGATCGCCTGCCCATTGGGCAAACATATACACATCCCTCTGATCGGCGTTTGCCTGGGTGCCGCACAGCAACGTCAGCAAAAGCCCTGCATGAATCCCAGCCCTGCGCCACCCCACCATTGGCATCTTCTCCTTCCCAATCCCCGCGAAACGCCTCCAGTATGGCGCCCACTCCCACTCTGAGGAGCTACTGACAAGGAGTTAAGCATGTACACGACAGTTCGATGGGGCCTAGGCCTGGCAGCCCTGGCATGCAGCGCGACTGCGCTGGCCGATGCCCAACTTGACCTGGGCAGCACCGAGCGAGTAA is a window of Pseudomonas sp. DG56-2 DNA encoding:
- a CDS encoding FecR domain-containing protein, yielding MNKSPSVKALQEAAEWLVRLDGEVDTVERNAFRDWLNADPEHLAAIERLEGSLAALHELSREPARVALDGIVRRRTLRQPIKALALAALLLLPVGLAIQQFPPSYLLADIRTNNGEWHSQQLPDGSLISLDGNTAVDLQFDAQRRTVRLVQGEVRMDVVKDATRPFLVLTEHGSVSVMGTRFVVEQLGDATRVAMIDSTAHVESDGKRLVVHGGQEVHFNATGLGAPQSIDPAALEQAWLQHQLLVHEQPLSQVLERLARNHHGYLLYDAEALEVLQVTAVLPADDSQRALRLLARSLPIRLEYYTPWITRVALERP
- a CDS encoding LysE family translocator, producing MNELIAVALFTILAVISPGADFAMVTRSSYAFGRRAGLSAALGIALGVQVHVMYTILGIALIISQTPSLFLAMKVLGAGYLIYLGYKSLTNRTCISLDGDPASNQLGVGTALRSGFLTNALNPKTMLFVVSAYTQVVQPGSSLATSLGYGLFMSVAHWLWFSLVAVFFSSPSLRRIMLDRQLLVDRVIGVALIGLGLAVVLANAR
- a CDS encoding LysR substrate-binding domain-containing protein; this encodes MKLPALSAFRYFDVAAQTESFVRAAEILNVTHGAVSRQVRLLEESLGVTLFERRNRAVFLTPAGRALHGTTLSVFEQLQGAVYRLQQQAREDVLVLSCEPTIAMKWLIPRLPDFHAAHPDIHLHLVAAGGPVDFSRSGVDLALRRDDFRWEASLHAVKICDERVGPVSSANQIVPGHGLDGLRLLHSASRPGAWNTWLELTGASAKDTRRAVYEHFYLCIQAAMAGLGVAMASFLMVADEIASGQLCAPYGFVRDQSAYYLLCPPSMANDEKCLRFTQWISAQAATCLAHLL
- a CDS encoding D-Ala-D-Ala carboxypeptidase family metallohydrolase, which gives rise to MFAQWAGDHETRAFRQMLVDARLYGVVPIYQLLRSASDWRLCSAEPFAVAPAAQWPAVRSTLQLLKTLADQGVLRRYEVVSTYRAPRLNRCAGGAFDSAHMRAFAVDVLLPAGTDPRPLCTFWQTQGKAWNMGLGRYPSGRIHIDTAGFRTWGGDLSAHSSFCTLPAGATSHSK